One Methanolobus sp. WCC4 DNA segment encodes these proteins:
- a CDS encoding aldo/keto reductase encodes MLYRKMPKNGDELSILGFGAMRLASKEDGSIDEERATRQVRDAIDQGVNYVDTAWPYHMGESEPFLGRALADGYREKVKIATKLPSFLVETREDMDRFLNAQLEKLNTDHIDYYLLHYLVGDLWDDIEKLGVLDFLEQAKADGRIINAGFSFHGASEDFNRIVDAYDWDFCQIQYNFLDEKNQAGKAGLEYAASKDLGVIIMEPLRGGNLTKNVPQAVNDIWDEASTKRTPAEWALRWIWDHPEVTVVLSGMNDEAHIEENLRIAGEAHPNSLTEAEIQLVNRVADKYRELMKVGCTGCQYCMPCPVGVNIPLCFEEYNNMYLVDDPEGEKFLYAARLGGVVECGEPALASQCVQCGKCLEKCPQHIDIPSVLGSVVEEMEGLDIEQRIAMAKEMFKQV; translated from the coding sequence ATGTTATACAGGAAAATGCCAAAGAACGGAGACGAGCTTTCTATACTCGGTTTCGGAGCTATGCGCCTTGCCTCTAAAGAAGACGGCAGCATAGATGAAGAGAGAGCCACCAGACAGGTGCGCGATGCTATCGATCAGGGAGTGAACTATGTTGATACTGCATGGCCTTATCATATGGGAGAGAGCGAACCTTTCCTGGGTCGTGCTCTTGCTGATGGATACCGCGAGAAGGTGAAGATCGCAACAAAGCTTCCTTCCTTCCTTGTAGAAACCAGGGAGGATATGGACAGGTTCCTCAATGCCCAGCTGGAGAAACTGAACACTGACCATATAGACTACTATCTTCTCCACTACCTTGTGGGTGACCTGTGGGATGATATTGAAAAACTTGGAGTGCTTGATTTTCTTGAACAGGCCAAAGCTGACGGTCGCATCATCAACGCCGGTTTTTCCTTCCATGGTGCAAGTGAGGATTTCAATCGTATAGTGGATGCTTATGACTGGGACTTCTGCCAGATCCAGTACAACTTCCTTGATGAGAAGAACCAGGCAGGAAAAGCCGGATTGGAATATGCGGCTTCAAAAGACCTTGGTGTTATCATTATGGAACCTCTCCGTGGAGGAAACCTTACAAAGAACGTGCCGCAGGCTGTAAATGATATCTGGGATGAGGCTTCGACAAAGAGAACCCCTGCAGAATGGGCTCTGCGCTGGATATGGGACCACCCGGAGGTCACAGTGGTCCTTTCCGGTATGAATGATGAAGCACATATCGAAGAGAATCTCAGGATAGCAGGGGAAGCACATCCGAATTCCCTGACAGAAGCAGAAATACAGCTGGTAAACAGGGTAGCTGACAAGTACCGTGAACTGATGAAAGTAGGCTGTACTGGCTGCCAGTACTGTATGCCCTGTCCTGTGGGTGTGAATATCCCTCTCTGCTTCGAGGAGTACAACAACATGTACCTGGTCGATGACCCTGAAGGTGAGAAGTTCCTGTATGCCGCAAGACTTGGGGGTGTTGTAGAGTGTGGAGAACCTGCACTTGCATCCCAGTGTGTCCAGTGTGGCAAATGTCTTGAGAAATGTCCTCAGCACATTGACATACCATCTGTTCTTGGTTCCGTTGTGGAAGAAATGGAAGGTCTGGACATAGAGCAGAGGATTGCGATGGCAAAGGAGATGTTCAAACAGGTATAA
- the larB gene encoding nickel pincer cofactor biosynthesis protein LarB produces the protein MDLKSVLNKLKNNEMDIETAESDIRSMGYVPVTDIAKIDTFRKHRTGIMEAILAEGKDPADVVEIAKAQVAASGRVLITRLSESHREMIEAMFHSDKLEWDLHSKGVVVHDGTPAPKTGGVVAIITAGTADIDAAEEARMVAHEMGCETIAIYDVGVAGFHRLVNEMQVLREKKPDSIVVAAGREGTLPTVVSGLVDVPVIGLPVSTGYGAGAKGEAALLSMLQSCSVLSVVNIDAGFVAGSFAARIANRVAEARGSRSQE, from the coding sequence ATGGATCTTAAAAGCGTACTAAACAAGCTTAAAAATAATGAGATGGACATCGAAACTGCAGAATCGGATATCCGTTCAATGGGCTATGTCCCGGTCACAGACATTGCCAAAATAGACACTTTCCGCAAGCATCGAACGGGCATAATGGAAGCCATCCTTGCAGAGGGTAAGGACCCGGCTGATGTTGTGGAAATTGCAAAAGCACAGGTTGCTGCAAGCGGGAGAGTTCTTATCACAAGGCTCAGTGAAAGTCACAGGGAAATGATCGAGGCCATGTTCCATTCCGATAAGCTTGAGTGGGACCTTCATTCAAAAGGTGTTGTGGTCCATGACGGAACTCCTGCACCAAAGACGGGTGGAGTTGTTGCGATAATCACTGCCGGAACCGCTGACATAGACGCAGCAGAAGAGGCAAGGATGGTAGCTCATGAGATGGGATGTGAGACAATAGCGATCTATGATGTAGGAGTTGCCGGTTTCCACAGGCTTGTCAATGAGATGCAGGTATTGCGGGAAAAGAAACCGGATTCAATTGTTGTGGCAGCAGGAAGGGAAGGAACTCTGCCAACTGTTGTCTCAGGTCTTGTAGATGTACCCGTTATCGGACTTCCCGTATCCACAGGCTATGGAGCCGGTGCAAAGGGTGAGGCTGCATTACTCTCGATGTTGCAGTCCTGTTCCGTGCTCTCAGTGGTGAACATCGATGCGGGATTCGTTGCCGGATCATTCGCAGCAAGGATAGCCAACAGGGTTGCTGAGGCAAGGGGTAGCAGGTCTCAGGAATAA
- the larC gene encoding nickel pincer cofactor biosynthesis protein LarC — MKSLIFDPFSGAAGDMILGSLIDLGADGQKIREMIESAVDVSVSVDRKNKKGIDATDVHIHVPHEEHSRHYTELVGIIRSAGLPSQVEKSALDVFEIMARAESKVHGESLETIHFHEVGQNDALADVIGSCAAIHEIGADAIFCTPVNVGGGRVKAAHGSMAVPAPATLEILRSGNLLSYGMGDRELLTPTGAALLSYFAKPLENLPKGRVLSVGYGAGDADTEDPNVLRTLIMETADVLTKDRIEVLETNVDDVTGEVLGNLFDKLLAAGARDVAITPTIMKKGRSGHIIKVITKAENSENVAREMMKETGTLGIRVIPTAHRFVADRRMDEVSIYLRGEEFTVAVKIAQDKAGEILHMSAEYEDCRKVADKVGLPLKEIIRRVEEEAWGKFS; from the coding sequence ATGAAGTCCCTGATATTTGACCCCTTCTCCGGTGCAGCCGGTGATATGATTCTTGGGAGCCTTATCGACCTTGGTGCAGATGGACAGAAGATACGTGAGATGATAGAATCTGCAGTAGACGTATCTGTCTCTGTGGACCGAAAGAACAAGAAGGGTATCGATGCCACCGACGTTCACATACATGTACCACATGAGGAACACTCGCGGCATTATACTGAGCTTGTAGGTATCATCAGGTCTGCCGGTCTACCTTCACAGGTTGAGAAAAGTGCTCTTGATGTCTTTGAGATCATGGCGAGGGCGGAGTCGAAGGTCCACGGTGAATCACTGGAAACGATCCATTTCCATGAGGTAGGTCAGAATGATGCCCTTGCTGATGTTATCGGTTCATGTGCAGCAATCCATGAGATTGGGGCTGATGCCATATTCTGTACTCCTGTGAATGTAGGTGGTGGCAGGGTAAAAGCTGCGCACGGTTCAATGGCCGTACCCGCACCTGCAACCCTTGAGATATTGAGGTCAGGCAATCTCCTTTCATACGGAATGGGTGACAGGGAGTTGCTCACACCAACCGGTGCTGCATTATTGTCCTATTTTGCAAAGCCACTGGAGAACCTTCCAAAAGGAAGGGTGCTTTCAGTCGGTTACGGTGCAGGTGATGCAGATACCGAAGACCCCAATGTACTTCGCACCCTCATCATGGAAACAGCCGATGTGCTCACAAAGGACCGCATCGAGGTTCTGGAGACCAATGTGGACGATGTCACAGGTGAGGTTCTGGGTAATCTTTTCGACAAACTGCTGGCAGCAGGAGCAAGGGATGTTGCGATAACTCCCACAATTATGAAAAAGGGAAGGTCAGGCCATATCATCAAGGTCATCACAAAGGCCGAGAACAGCGAGAATGTCGCCAGAGAGATGATGAAGGAGACCGGCACCCTTGGAATACGTGTGATACCAACGGCTCATCGTTTTGTTGCAGACCGCAGGATGGATGAGGTCAGCATCTATCTCAGGGGCGAGGAGTTCACGGTTGCTGTGAAGATCGCTCAGGATAAAGCTGGCGAGATCTTGCATATGTCCGCAGAGTATGAGGATTGCCGCAAGGTTGCCGATAAGGTAGGATTGCCGCTGAAAGAGATAATCCGCCGGGTCGAGGAAGAGGCCTGGGGGAAGTTCTCATAG
- a CDS encoding RIO1 family regulatory kinase/ATPase — MIDDVVKLFKKLGTKDLRILTGIEIGMKDFEWVPIEELMKYTRLPYSTLEYKLGLLIKNNMVVGVKNPYEGYQIYFDGYDALALNAFVKRGTISGIGDEIGVGKESVVHEAVKEPELGLGEPQGVILKFHREGRTSFKSVKRTRSHLNDREHFSWIYAARLAAKREAEIIKELYPDISVPKLIDNNRHALVMDVAKGTLLYKTKLEAPQWFLDEIIRQIGLVYGKGYIHSDLSEYNIFVNEDGVQFIDWPQYVETSHPHADELLERDVSNVLKHFKRKYRIDMDVADVVSGIKSGMWS; from the coding sequence ATGATAGACGACGTCGTGAAGTTATTCAAAAAACTGGGCACTAAAGATCTGCGCATACTCACAGGTATCGAGATAGGCATGAAGGATTTCGAATGGGTGCCGATAGAGGAACTGATGAAGTATACGCGCCTGCCGTATTCCACTCTTGAGTACAAGCTGGGTTTGCTCATAAAGAACAACATGGTTGTCGGGGTAAAGAATCCCTATGAAGGTTATCAGATCTACTTCGATGGCTACGATGCCCTGGCTCTCAATGCATTTGTGAAGAGGGGTACTATCAGTGGCATTGGTGATGAGATAGGTGTGGGTAAGGAATCCGTGGTCCATGAGGCTGTAAAAGAGCCGGAACTTGGGTTAGGAGAACCACAGGGAGTCATTCTCAAATTCCACAGGGAAGGTCGGACCAGTTTCAAGTCTGTGAAAAGGACGCGTTCACATCTCAATGACAGGGAACACTTCTCATGGATATATGCAGCAAGACTGGCTGCAAAGCGGGAGGCTGAGATCATCAAGGAATTATATCCCGATATTTCAGTCCCGAAACTCATTGACAACAATCGTCACGCACTTGTCATGGATGTGGCAAAGGGGACCCTTCTGTACAAGACAAAGCTTGAGGCCCCTCAGTGGTTCCTTGATGAGATAATCAGGCAGATCGGTCTTGTCTATGGGAAAGGTTACATCCATTCCGATCTTAGTGAGTACAATATCTTTGTCAACGAGGATGGGGTGCAGTTCATCGACTGGCCTCAGTATGTAGAAACATCTCACCCTCATGCGGATGAGCTTCTTGAAAGGGATGTCTCAAATGTGCTCAAACACTTCAAGCGCAAATACCGTATCGATATGGATGTGGCAGACGTAGTATCCGGCATAAAAAGCGGTATGTGGTCATAG
- a CDS encoding DUF460 domain-containing protein: MQNGVIYGIDIAKGSSRAQEAPRYAVAVLKDGEINHYTMVRLHRILRMLSNDRPDYIAVDNILELAANKKELIRFLEKLPENTKLVQVTGGIHQRSLVRLAKEHGLSFNQFDPGQEAEACAILASLGVGVEVSLFEDITRIKVSRARSLGRGGWSQNRYRRKVHGAVKEKSREVESTLRKFSRETGYTYAERITEGFGGYVRAEYTVKARRDRVPVKPSSNADVQVTVKSVERDKIQYIPLKRPGRKYTIVGIDPGTTVGIAILSLDGELLLSDSIRGISHDEVVRMIAEYGKPAIVATDVYPTPSAVEKIRRSFNAVIWNPRGEIRAEDKIALARKFGYSNDHERDSLTAALATYKAYRNVFSRVEKRAPKYMDLDRVKFHVINGDPIDEAIEKVASESKIQVKMKPEPEPVKEDVTDVDEQVKKLREELSQRNSQIKQLKEYVSELKYESGQKDRKIENLEMRINKIRNSTYKQVRREKEMQIRDSEITRLKKELAKTKKSLRNQRKQNKRLKQIRKKEVKGEGLPVKVISSFTREAIEHTKELYGLKENDVVYLENPSGGGPITASLLIEAKVKAVLIKEDLPHAALESFYDGDVPVLKDIQVHRVGDLASVNPDQLEEAIDKWQEEAEERRREKEHEQVRSILDEYRSERRRGLA; this comes from the coding sequence ATGCAAAACGGGGTTATATACGGCATCGACATAGCTAAAGGCTCTTCAAGGGCACAGGAGGCACCCCGATATGCCGTTGCCGTTCTAAAGGACGGGGAAATAAACCATTACACCATGGTCCGGCTTCACAGGATACTCCGGATGCTGAGCAATGACCGTCCTGACTACATTGCTGTTGACAATATTCTCGAGCTCGCTGCGAATAAGAAGGAGCTTATCCGTTTTCTTGAAAAGCTACCTGAGAATACGAAACTGGTACAGGTCACCGGAGGTATTCACCAGAGATCACTGGTCCGTCTTGCAAAGGAACATGGTCTTTCCTTCAACCAGTTCGACCCCGGTCAGGAAGCAGAGGCATGTGCCATCCTTGCAAGTCTTGGTGTTGGTGTTGAGGTATCACTCTTTGAGGACATAACCCGGATCAAAGTGAGCCGTGCCAGGTCCCTTGGCAGGGGTGGGTGGAGCCAGAACCGCTACCGCAGGAAGGTACATGGTGCGGTGAAGGAAAAGAGCAGGGAGGTCGAGAGCACTCTTCGCAAGTTCTCCCGTGAGACAGGCTACACCTATGCTGAACGTATCACCGAAGGTTTTGGCGGATACGTCAGGGCTGAATACACGGTGAAGGCCAGACGTGACCGTGTACCGGTAAAACCATCCTCGAATGCTGATGTGCAGGTAACGGTAAAAAGTGTGGAAAGGGACAAGATCCAGTACATCCCTCTTAAAAGACCGGGACGCAAGTACACCATCGTGGGCATCGATCCCGGTACTACTGTAGGTATAGCCATCCTCTCACTTGACGGGGAACTGCTACTTTCCGACAGCATACGTGGAATATCCCATGATGAGGTCGTCAGGATGATAGCCGAGTACGGCAAGCCTGCCATAGTTGCCACGGATGTATATCCTACTCCGTCTGCCGTGGAGAAGATCCGCCGCAGTTTCAATGCTGTTATATGGAATCCGAGGGGGGAGATCAGGGCGGAGGATAAGATAGCCCTTGCACGCAAGTTCGGATATTCCAATGATCATGAACGTGATTCTCTCACAGCGGCACTTGCCACGTATAAAGCATACAGGAACGTCTTCTCCAGGGTGGAGAAGCGCGCTCCGAAATATATGGACCTTGACAGGGTTAAGTTCCATGTCATAAACGGGGACCCGATCGACGAGGCTATTGAGAAGGTTGCGTCGGAATCTAAGATACAGGTGAAGATGAAACCGGAACCGGAGCCTGTAAAGGAAGATGTTACGGACGTGGATGAGCAGGTAAAGAAGCTGCGTGAGGAACTCTCCCAGCGTAATTCCCAGATAAAACAGCTCAAAGAGTATGTGTCAGAACTCAAGTATGAATCAGGCCAGAAGGACAGGAAGATAGAGAATCTTGAGATGCGTATCAACAAGATCAGGAATTCCACCTATAAACAGGTGAGAAGGGAAAAAGAGATGCAGATACGTGATTCTGAGATCACACGGCTGAAAAAGGAACTTGCAAAGACAAAGAAGTCCCTGCGTAACCAGCGCAAACAGAACAAGCGCCTGAAACAGATACGCAAGAAGGAAGTAAAGGGTGAGGGTCTGCCTGTGAAGGTCATATCCTCGTTCACAAGGGAGGCCATTGAACACACGAAGGAACTCTATGGTCTCAAAGAGAATGATGTGGTATATCTTGAGAATCCAAGTGGTGGTGGTCCGATAACCGCTTCACTGCTGATCGAAGCAAAGGTGAAGGCAGTGCTGATAAAGGAGGACCTTCCACATGCTGCTCTTGAGTCATTCTATGATGGTGATGTTCCTGTGTTGAAAGATATACAGGTCCATCGTGTGGGTGATCTGGCATCGGTTAACCCTGATCAACTTGAAGAGGCCATTGATAAATGGCAGGAAGAAGCTGAAGAGCGTCGCAGGGAAAAAGAACATGAACAGGTCAGGTCCATTCTCGATGAATACAGAAGTGAACGCAGAAGAGGTCTTGCATGA
- a CDS encoding molybdenum cofactor guanylyltransferase, producing MKRTSLLLAGGLGTRLNGREKALMLHQGSTLLERALAVLDDVSDEVIVSLRDDEQIQDFSDYLDDRIVVTDRVRNAGPLAGMLAGFERASGDYVFAVACDMPFLNEQLIDMMFNMVGEHDALVPISEYGMEEPLHAIYRRDVMLEAIEASLGEGQRSIRAPVASLENVLYLDAETIMAVDKDLKSFVNINTPSDVQRIINWQSDDG from the coding sequence ATGAAAAGGACATCACTCCTGCTTGCCGGTGGTCTGGGTACCCGTCTCAACGGAAGGGAAAAGGCGCTCATGTTACATCAGGGATCGACCTTACTGGAACGTGCACTTGCGGTCCTTGATGATGTATCCGATGAGGTCATCGTGTCCCTCAGGGATGATGAACAGATACAGGATTTCTCTGATTATCTTGATGACCGTATCGTTGTCACGGATCGTGTAAGGAACGCGGGTCCTCTTGCAGGTATGCTTGCTGGTTTTGAACGAGCTTCAGGTGACTATGTATTTGCCGTGGCATGTGACATGCCTTTCCTGAACGAGCAACTCATCGACATGATGTTCAATATGGTGGGAGAACATGATGCACTGGTCCCGATAAGTGAATATGGTATGGAGGAACCACTTCATGCGATATATCGCAGGGATGTCATGCTTGAGGCGATAGAGGCTTCTCTCGGTGAAGGTCAGCGAAGTATCCGTGCACCAGTAGCATCCCTTGAGAATGTACTGTATCTTGATGCTGAAACTATCATGGCTGTAGACAAAGATCTTAAGAGTTTTGTTAACATAAATACTCCGTCAGATGTTCAAAGGATAATTAACTGGCAGTCCGATGATGGATAA
- a CDS encoding tetratricopeptide repeat protein, which translates to MDPDTPEEWFKLAFDADDPEEKIEYFTLILEHEDLDPELWSNEAIALVWNNKGIALSFLGLDEEALECFRRSIELYKSDIDVWCNMGVVMFNTGRYEDAIKCYSTVLTIDPNNDDAWINKGDILEVMGKHNEAIDCYSKVHKEIELDNKFAVVWHKKGISYFGLGRYDDAANCFNRVLKIDPDHLDAVEKLKAAMVRTTKMNEDMKYSGTSYQ; encoded by the coding sequence ATGGATCCTGATACGCCGGAAGAATGGTTCAAATTAGCGTTTGATGCCGATGATCCGGAAGAGAAGATAGAATATTTCACTCTTATCTTAGAACATGAGGATCTTGACCCGGAACTATGGAGCAACGAGGCTATTGCCCTGGTATGGAATAATAAGGGCATTGCACTTTCTTTTTTAGGACTGGACGAAGAAGCGCTTGAATGCTTCAGAAGGTCCATTGAACTTTACAAAAGCGACATTGATGTATGGTGTAACATGGGTGTGGTCATGTTCAATACTGGTCGCTATGAGGATGCCATTAAATGTTATAGCACGGTTCTGACCATCGACCCCAATAATGATGATGCCTGGATCAACAAAGGGGATATCCTTGAAGTTATGGGTAAGCACAACGAAGCTATCGATTGTTATAGTAAGGTTCACAAGGAGATAGAGCTGGATAACAAGTTCGCTGTTGTGTGGCACAAGAAAGGTATCTCTTATTTTGGTCTTGGTAGATATGATGATGCAGCTAACTGTTTTAACAGGGTCCTTAAGATCGATCCCGACCATCTGGATGCGGTTGAGAAGCTGAAGGCTGCAATGGTCAGAACAACAAAAATGAATGAGGATATGAAGTATTCAGGTACTTCATACCAGTAG
- a CDS encoding MBL fold metallo-hydrolase, whose protein sequence is MGKMELEFKGACREVGRSAVLVDEKIMMDYGVSPGENVKYPVNGSRPEAILVSHAHIDHSGAVPNLMDLEPDVYMTPPTFDMANMLAKDTLKIAEREGEMPIYDSIDLSKFAHQTKQVDTGVEFRACGYDVEFFNAGHIPGAAAIHIKDKENKSIFYTGDINTSDTRLVSGAVEFPDSDVLITESTYFGDEHPPRREVEEAFIDSVMDTLDIGGSVIVPAFAIGRTQELLMLLDAHGIRPYVDGMGVQAYKIMSKYPDYIRNPTHLKKAFDNATMVKGRKRESLRLESSVIVTTAGMLNGGPVLRYIDRLCKDPKSKIILTGYQVEGTNGRMAMDTGNIETDGAIRHLKPKIEQYDFSAHSGDKELKEMVKDFCDRGTERVFTMHGDNCEGFADWIREEIGVDAHAPELGERFTV, encoded by the coding sequence ATGGGTAAGATGGAACTGGAATTCAAGGGTGCATGCAGAGAGGTTGGAAGATCGGCAGTACTTGTCGATGAGAAGATAATGATGGATTACGGAGTATCCCCGGGAGAGAACGTAAAGTATCCGGTGAACGGATCACGGCCTGAAGCAATTCTGGTATCCCACGCTCATATCGATCACTCCGGTGCAGTTCCAAACCTTATGGACCTCGAACCTGATGTCTACATGACCCCCCCGACATTCGACATGGCAAACATGCTGGCAAAGGACACTCTGAAGATAGCTGAAAGAGAGGGTGAGATGCCAATATATGATTCCATCGACCTCTCAAAGTTCGCGCACCAGACCAAACAGGTTGATACAGGTGTTGAGTTCCGCGCCTGTGGATATGATGTTGAGTTCTTCAATGCCGGACACATACCAGGTGCTGCAGCGATACATATCAAGGATAAAGAGAACAAGAGCATTTTCTATACAGGAGACATCAATACCTCGGATACACGACTGGTATCAGGTGCGGTTGAGTTTCCCGATTCTGATGTGCTCATCACCGAAAGCACATATTTTGGCGACGAACATCCTCCACGCAGAGAAGTAGAGGAAGCATTCATAGATTCCGTTATGGATACACTTGACATCGGCGGCAGTGTCATCGTTCCCGCCTTCGCGATCGGTAGAACACAGGAACTGCTCATGCTGCTGGATGCGCATGGGATCAGACCATATGTTGATGGCATGGGAGTGCAGGCATACAAGATCATGTCAAAATATCCCGACTATATCCGTAATCCCACACACCTGAAAAAAGCATTTGATAACGCTACAATGGTGAAAGGAAGGAAAAGGGAGAGCCTTCGCCTTGAGTCGTCCGTGATAGTCACAACGGCGGGAATGCTTAACGGTGGACCTGTTCTCCGCTACATAGACAGACTCTGTAAAGACCCCAAATCAAAGATAATACTTACCGGTTACCAGGTTGAGGGAACGAATGGCAGAATGGCCATGGATACAGGCAACATCGAAACCGATGGAGCGATCAGGCACCTCAAACCAAAGATAGAACAATATGATTTCTCTGCCCATTCAGGAGACAAAGAGCTCAAGGAAATGGTAAAGGATTTCTGTGACAGGGGAACGGAACGTGTGTTCACCATGCATGGGGACAACTGTGAAGGATTTGCAGACTGGATAAGAGAAGAGATCGGGGTCGATGCCCACGCTCCTGAACTGGGTGAGCGTTTCACTGTATAG
- a CDS encoding DNA topoisomerase I, producing MHLIIAEKHIAAKRIAAILTPKKPKQVRVSGVDTYEDGSGEERKVFIGLSGHIVKLDFPKAYNNWQKVEANELIGAEIITSSTQVKIVAALKKLGKEAAKVTIATDYDREGELIGVEALDIIRGVNPDVPFDRVHYSAITPKAINEAFSNPSNVDFDLADAGHSRQVIDLVWGASLTRYISLAAGRLGKMFLSVGRVQSPTLALIVEREKERDAFIPRPYWELSAMLKSGTGEEFKVEHRTKRFWEKDEVDSAMERIAVGDEALVTELKTSEKTDKPPTPFNTTEFISAASSIGFTAANAMRIAETLYTNGFISYPRTDNTVYPESIDLRAQIEIFKTGAFKQYALKLLEKEELVPTRGKKETTDHPPIFPASLAKKTEMNEQEWKLYEMVVRRFFATFADPAKWETIRSKFDIKGEEFKASGARLVEPGWRWYYHYNAPEDRLLPKMEEGDKHDVTKLEVEAKETQPPGRYGQGRLIRIMEEMGLGTKATRHEIISKLYSRAYVHGNPLQPTKTAIAVVDTLEKFAPTISKPDMTSKLEADMDRIAEGGIPEDDVLNESREMLELVFSELGKNKDDISESLRAGLREDKIIGTCTECGSNLMVMRSKRGSRFIGCEGYPDCNFSLPLPRSGQVVVTDKQCDDHGLYHIRIVNAGKRPWNLGCPECNFIEWQKTQEEERKKQNEGKERPKTLNDISGIGKVTAEKLADAGICSVEELCEADALELAKVTSIPVKKLKAWQADIV from the coding sequence ATGCATCTCATCATAGCAGAGAAACATATTGCAGCAAAAAGGATAGCGGCAATCCTGACTCCCAAAAAACCAAAGCAGGTTCGCGTAAGTGGAGTAGACACTTACGAAGACGGATCAGGTGAGGAGAGAAAAGTATTCATCGGCCTTAGCGGACACATAGTAAAGCTCGATTTTCCAAAGGCATATAACAACTGGCAGAAGGTAGAGGCAAACGAACTCATAGGTGCAGAGATCATCACATCCTCGACCCAGGTCAAGATAGTAGCTGCCTTAAAGAAGCTTGGGAAAGAAGCCGCTAAAGTAACCATTGCAACTGACTACGACAGAGAAGGAGAGCTAATAGGCGTTGAAGCCCTTGATATCATCAGGGGAGTGAACCCTGATGTGCCATTCGATCGTGTACATTACAGTGCGATCACACCAAAGGCCATCAATGAAGCATTCTCAAATCCTTCCAATGTCGACTTCGATCTGGCGGATGCAGGACATTCAAGGCAGGTCATAGACCTTGTATGGGGTGCGTCACTTACCCGTTACATCTCCCTCGCCGCAGGACGTCTTGGAAAGATGTTCCTGTCAGTGGGCAGGGTGCAGTCACCGACACTTGCCCTTATAGTAGAGCGTGAGAAGGAGAGAGATGCCTTTATCCCGAGGCCCTACTGGGAACTCTCGGCAATGCTGAAGAGCGGAACAGGAGAGGAGTTCAAGGTCGAGCACCGTACCAAACGTTTCTGGGAAAAGGATGAAGTAGATTCAGCTATGGAAAGGATAGCTGTGGGCGATGAGGCTCTGGTAACGGAACTCAAGACCTCCGAGAAGACCGACAAACCACCAACTCCTTTTAACACCACCGAGTTTATCAGCGCTGCCAGTTCCATTGGCTTTACGGCTGCCAATGCAATGAGGATCGCTGAGACCCTTTATACGAACGGTTTTATCTCATACCCGAGAACCGATAACACAGTCTATCCCGAAAGTATCGACCTGAGGGCACAGATAGAGATCTTCAAGACCGGTGCCTTCAAGCAGTATGCGCTTAAACTGCTGGAGAAAGAGGAACTTGTTCCTACCAGAGGTAAGAAAGAGACCACGGATCACCCTCCTATCTTCCCGGCATCCCTTGCTAAGAAGACCGAGATGAACGAGCAGGAATGGAAACTCTATGAGATGGTTGTAAGACGTTTCTTCGCAACCTTTGCAGACCCTGCAAAATGGGAGACCATCCGGTCCAAGTTCGATATCAAAGGGGAGGAGTTCAAGGCCAGCGGTGCAAGGCTCGTAGAGCCCGGATGGAGATGGTACTACCACTACAATGCACCGGAGGACAGGTTGCTTCCAAAGATGGAGGAAGGCGACAAACATGATGTTACAAAGCTGGAAGTAGAAGCAAAGGAAACACAACCTCCCGGAAGATACGGACAGGGCAGGCTTATCAGGATAATGGAAGAGATGGGACTTGGCACAAAGGCTACCCGTCACGAGATCATCAGTAAGCTCTATTCACGCGCATACGTGCATGGAAACCCACTCCAGCCAACAAAGACCGCGATCGCTGTTGTAGATACACTTGAGAAGTTCGCACCTACCATATCAAAACCTGATATGACCAGCAAACTTGAAGCTGACATGGACAGGATAGCAGAAGGAGGCATTCCTGAAGATGATGTTCTGAACGAATCAAGGGAAATGCTGGAACTCGTCTTCTCCGAACTTGGAAAGAACAAGGATGACATCAGTGAATCATTGCGTGCCGGTCTTCGTGAGGATAAGATCATAGGAACCTGTACAGAATGTGGTTCTAACCTCATGGTCATGAGATCCAAGCGTGGTTCCCGTTTCATTGGATGCGAAGGTTACCCGGATTGTAATTTCTCACTACCCCTGCCACGTTCAGGTCAGGTTGTAGTAACGGATAAGCAATGTGATGATCACGGACTTTATCACATACGCATTGTCAATGCAGGCAAACGCCCATGGAACCTTGGATGTCCTGAATGCAATTTTATTGAATGGCAGAAGACACAGGAAGAGGAAAGGAAGAAGCAGAATGAGGGCAAGGAACGGCCAAAGACCCTGAACGACATATCAGGTATCGGAAAGGTCACTGCTGAGAAACTGGCAGATGCAGGCATATGCAGTGTGGAAGAACTTTGTGAAGCAGATGCTCTGGAACTTGCAAAAGTTACAAGTATACCTGTTAAGAAACTAAAAGCATGGCAGGCGGATATCGTCTGA